One Engystomops pustulosus chromosome 11, aEngPut4.maternal, whole genome shotgun sequence DNA window includes the following coding sequences:
- the FUT11 gene encoding alpha-(1,3)-fucosyltransferase 11 codes for MNVPDLRILSSMGCPAVSCTHCLVQQYSPRTMRTHSGIWHFIIGSILLTCTAAVTDPEQWDSPEYLDIVEGERTWMDSIIEDTSSDLMHGHPAYDDPFPEDRIIEQNIVAMPGRWEQSVFEPSSAFSTAGLGAVMVDSYRGPGNRDTRSNKELPILLWWSENLFPHFPGDTERIDCPLSSCMVTKDKRVKLHKRTKSIIFYGTDFRAYEAPLPRLPHQTWALFHEESPMNNYVLSHMPGIRLFNYTATFRRESDYPLTLQWLPTIGYLQNPAVSVGEKNKWREKGYAPILYMQSHCDVPSDRDRYVKELMKYIQIDSYGQCLKNRQFPSKRLEDTSTATTEDQEFMAFTARYKFHLAMENAICTDYMTEKLWRPMHIGGIPIYRGSPKVKDWMPNNHSIILIDDFATPKDLSEFIISLDKDDEAYLKYLEYKKPGGITNHLLLNSMEKREWGVNDMSAPNYLNGFECFVCDQENARVRAERKHKKTQGKSPAPVPHIAEYNHMGCPMPVPGIGSADELPEDDSWKQMWMQDYWQSFDQGEALSAMIIRNETSQDKFWDFMHEMYIKRNMNR; via the exons ATGAACGTGCCTGACCTTAGGATTTTAAGTAGCATGGGATGTCCCGCTGTCTCTTGCACTCACTGCCTGGTGCAGCAATATAGCCCCAGGACTATGAGGACACATTCTGGAATTTGGCACTTTATTATCGGAAGTATTTTACTGACTTGTACCGCTGCTGTTACTGACCCTGAACAATGGGACAGTCCCGAATATCTGGACATTGTTGAAGGAGAAAGAACGTGGATGGATTCAATAATAGAAGACACATCCTCAGACCTGATGCATGGACATCCTGCGTACGACGACCCATTTCCTGAGGATAGAATTATAGAGCAAAACATAGTCGCAATGCCCGGACGATGGGAACAGTCTGTTTTTGAGCCATCTAGTGCGTTCTCCACCGCTGGATTAGGTGCAGTGATGGTAGACTCTTATCGTGGTCCAGGTAACAGGGATACCAGAAGCAATAAAGAATTGCCCATTCTTCTGTGGTGGAGTGAGAATCTGTTCCCTCACTTTCCTGGGGACACGGAGCGTATAGACTGTCCTCTAAGTTCCTGCATGGTGACCAAAGATAAGAGAGTGAAACTTCACAAAAGGACAAAATCGATCATTTTCTATGGCACAGACTTTAGAGCATACGAAGCTCCGCTGCCTAGATTACCTCACCAGACGTGGGCGCTCTTTCATGAGGAATCTCCGATGAACAACTATGTTCTCTCACATATGCCAGGAATTCGTCTTTTTAACTACACTGCCACCTTCAGGCGAGAGTCTGATTACCCCCTCACCCTGCAGTGGCTGCCCACCATTGGGTACTTGCAGAACCCCGCTGTGTCGGTAGGAGAAAAAAACAAGTGGCGTGAAAAAGGGTATGCCCCCATATTATACATGCAGTCCCACTGCGATGTCCCATCGGACAGAGACCGTTATGTAAAAGAGTTAATGAAGTACATTCAG ATTGACTCATATGGACAGTGTTTAAAGAATCGGCAATTCCCGAGCAAGAGACTGGAAGACACGTCAACAGCCACCACAGAAGATCAAGAGTTCATGGCATTTACTGCAAGATACAAGTTCCACTTGGCAATGGAAAATGCAATATGTACTGACTATATGACAGAAAAACTATGGCGGCCTATGCACATAGGAGGTATTCCAATCTACAGAGGATCCCCTAAAGTTAAGGACTGGATGCCCAACAACCACTCCATCATATTAATTGATGACTTTGCAACACCAAAAGACCTGTCCGAGTTCATCATTTCTTTAGACAAGGATGATGAAGCTTACCTCAAATACTTAGAGTACAAGAAACCTGGTGGGATAACAAACCATCTACTGCTGAACAGTATGGAGAAACGAGAATGGGGAGTGAATGATATGAGCGCACCCAACTACCTCAATGGCTTTGAATGCTTTGTATGTGACCAGGAGAACGCCAGAGTCAGAGCTGAGAGGAAACATAAGAAGACCCAGGGGAAAAGTCCAGCTCCAGTGCCTCACATTGCAGAGTACAATCACATGGGATGTCCAATGCCTGTACCTGGTATAGGAAGTGCAGACGAGCTCCCTGAAGATGACAG CTGGAAGCAGATGTGGATGCAAGATTATTGGCAAAGTTTTGATCAAGGAGAAGCACTTTCTGCCATGATAATACGAAATGAAACAAGTCAGGATAAATTTTGGGATTTCATGCATGAAATGTATATAAAGAGAAACATGAACCGCTGA